The following proteins are co-located in the Trichomycterus rosablanca isolate fTriRos1 chromosome 14, fTriRos1.hap1, whole genome shotgun sequence genome:
- the LOC134326659 gene encoding putative C-type lectin domain family 20 member A, whose amino-acid sequence MKKLLIILLFLTGAAPLVLRKYYLIQQSKTWNDSQTYCRATYTDLATIESDADMLKLQNEALKQQFSSDAWFGLHKELHDWRWSSSNGPPGTVNKWANGEPDNKQYQEECGFMDDSGTWGDAACALSWPFLCYDGTKTGSGKYVYISTSKTWFDAQSYCRLHYTDLAIIRDPTENSLLGILFTWMTWIDLFRTTWKWLDQTNLANITWKSGQPDNSLSLKDCGYLSNFQAGDARCSDLKPFFCHGIITGQKQILKFKVRSDQDVNDPVVQAALLEKIQQKLKELGMEQNITLKWREQADGVVFHKIKNDTIVE is encoded by the exons ATGAAGAAGTTGCTGATCATCCTCCTGTTTCTCACAG GAGCGGCCCCCCTCGTCCTCCGTAAATACTACTTGATACAGCAGAGCAAAACGTGGAACGACTCGCAGACTTACTGCAGAGCCACGTACACCGACCTGGCTACCATCGAAAGTGACGCCGACATGCTCAAACTTCAGAACGAAGCTCTGAAACAACAGTTCAGTTCTGATGCCTGGTTTGGACTTCACAAAGAATTGCACGACTGGCGCTGGTCCAGCAGTAATGGGCCACCAGGAACCGTGAACAAGTGGGCTAATGGTGAACCAGACAATAAGCAATACCAGGAAGAGTGTGGGTTTATGGATGACTCTGGTACTTGGGGGGATGCAGCCTGTGCATTGTCATGGCCATTTTTGTGTTATGATG GGACAAAAACTGGTAGCGGCAAGTACGTCTACATCTCTACCAGTAAGACCTGGTTTGACGCTCAGAGCTACTGCAGGCTGCACTACACTGACCTGGCCATCATAAGAGATCCAACTGAAAATTCCCTCCTAGGTATATTATTCACGTGGATGACTTGGATCGATCTGTTTAGGACCACCTGGAAGTGGCTAGACCAGACCAACCTGGCCAACATCACCTGGAAGTCTGGACAACCTGATAATTCATTATCACTTAAAGACTGTGGTTATTTATCTAATTTTCAGGCCGGTGATGCTCGGTGCTCGGACCTCAAACCTTTCTTCTGTCATGGAA TTATAACAGGCCAGAAGCAGATCCTGAAGTTCAAGGTTCGGTCAGATCAGGACGTGAACGATCCTGTAGTGCAGGCAGCATTACTGGAGAAG ATCCAGCAGAAACTAAAGGAGCTCGGGATGGAACAGAACATCACGTTGAAATGGAGAGAGCAAGCAGATGGagtggtgttccacaagattAAAAATGATACTATAGTAGAATAA
- the LOC134326202 gene encoding uncharacterized protein K02A2.6-like: MELDTGSALSIISEADYKRLFSKLPLEKTSVMLKTYTGEEVSPKGKLKVDVTHGNKTHQLELYVLKSGGPALLGRERLRKIQIDWHEIKALSISPSLKSPNCSSEQRLTQILKDNAMTFEKGIGKLKHIKAKIELDDNATPRFHKARPTPYALRKKIDTELQSLEASGILSKVDWSDWATPIVPVIKKGKSGGVRICGDFKVSLNPVLRTVQYPLPRIEDIFSSLAGGEKFSKIDLSQAYLQMEVEESSRKFLTINTHKGLYQYNRLVFGVASAPAIWQRAMDQVLQDIPGTQCYLDDILVTGKNDIDYLQNLSKVLKRLSDYGLRAKREKCEFFKSKISYCGHVIDKFGLHKSQEKVEAVLKAPRPENVSQLRSYLDELLTHYDPSWPIRLACDASPYGIGAVLSHTMADGSERPIAFASRSLTSAERNYAQIDREALSLVWGIKKFHHYLYGQRFTLVTDHQPLISIFNPRKGIPVMSATRLQRWALFLGAHSYDIEFKGTKQHSNADGLSHLPLLTTEEEKTTALDPADVFHTTLVEQLPVTSAEIQRETRNEPTISKVYGITVQGWPAHGNAMFPDFSARQQLTVEEHQDGVTTAQMFPCSSL, encoded by the exons ATGGAGCTGGACACGGGCTCTGCCTTGTCTATAATTTCTGAAGCTGACTACAAAAGGCTGTTTTCCAAGCTACCATTAGAAAAGACCTCGGTGATGTTAAAGACATACACTGGCGAGGAAGTGTCTCCTAAAGGAAAACTTAAAGTGGACGTGACTCATGGTAACAAGACACACCAGTTAGAGCTTTATGTCTTAAAAAGTGGAGGACCTGCTCTTCTGGGGCGTGAGCGGCTAAGAAAAATCCAAATAGACTGGCATGAAATTAAGGCCCTCAGCATATCACCAAGTCTCAAGAGCCCCAACTGTAGCTCTGAACAAAGACTGACACAGATTCTAAAAGATAATGCAATGACATTTGAGAAAGGTATTGGCAAACTTAAACATATTAAAGCAAAAATTGAACTGGATGATAATGCGACTCCAAGATTTCACAAGGCACGTCCAACACCGTATGCATTGCGTAAAAAAATTGACACAGAACTTCAGAGCCTGGAGGCATCTGGAATCCTCTCAAAGGTTGACTGGAGCGACTGGGCCACACCAATCGTTCCAGTGATAAAGAAAGGAAAAAGTGGAGGTGTTCGAATATGCGGCGATTTCAAAGTGAGTTTAAATCCAGTGCTGCGTACCGTACAGTACCCTTTGCCACGTATTGAGGACATCTTCTCTTCACTAGCTGGAGGTGAGAAGTTTTCAAAAATCGACTTGTCTCAGGCCTATCTTCAGATGGAAGTGGAGGAGTCAAGTAGGAAGTTTTTAACCATCAACACGCATAAGGGGCTGTACCAGTATAACCGGCTTGTGTTTGGTGTCGCATCAGCGCCTGCCATCTGGCAAAGAGCAATGGACCAAGTACTTCAGGATATACCAGGAACGCAATGCTATCTTGATGATATACTGGTGACAGGAAAGAATGATATAGATTATCTTCAAAACCTCAGCAAAGTGCTCAAAAGACTCAGTGATTACGGCCTACGGGCGAAAAGAGAAAAATGCGAGTTctttaagagtaaaatatcgtACTGTGGCCATGTCATTGATAAATTCGGCTTACACAAATCGCAAGAGAAAGTTGAGGCAGTGCTAAAGGCACCCAGACCAGAAAACGTGTCCCAGCTAAGATCATACTTAG ATGAACTGCTCACACATTATGATCCATCATGGCCCATCCGCCTGGCATGTGATGCGTCTCCGTACGGTATCGGTGCCGTTTTGTCACACACTATGGCTGATGGATCTGAGCGTCCAATTGCATTCGCTTCAAGGTCTCTAACAAGCGCCGAGCGTAATTATGCACAAATTGATCGAGAGGCCCTTAGCCTTGTGTGGGGCATAAAGAAGTTTCACCATTACCTTTATGGACAAAGATTCACATTAGTGACAGACCATCAGCCTTTGATATCCATCTTTAACCCCCGGAAAGGAATTCCTGTCATGTCAGCCACCCGACTGCAACGATGGGCATTGTTCCTTGGGGCGCACTCATAcgacattgagtttaagggtacaaagcAACATAGTAATGCTGACGGCTTATCACACCTGCCGCTGCTGACAACTGAGGAAGAAAAGACTACAGCGCTAGACCCAGCAGATGTGTTTCACACAACACTAGTGGAACAGCTTCCAGTGACTAGTGCTGAGATTCAGAGAGAAACACGAAATGAACCTACAATATCCAAGGTGTATGGCATCACGGTTCAAGGTTGGCCTGCACATGGAAATGCCATGTTTCCTGACTTCTCTGCAAGACAACAGTTGACAGTTGAGGAACACCAAGATGGAGTAACCACAGCACAGATGTTTCCCTGTTCCTCTTTATAA